From Sphingopyxis sp. MWB1, a single genomic window includes:
- a CDS encoding long-chain-fatty-acid--CoA ligase, whose translation MTQRFNWSTHYNHPVPWDQSFAPLSLPDMFAASVARRKDAVMLDFLGRHFSYDEVAKGAARVAKGLQQRGIGKGSRVGLFLPNVPHYVAAYYGAMSIGATVVNFSPLYTVAELAAQVEDSGTDTLFTLSASALLPTAMAVLDGSSLRQLVVGSVAGGLPTAKSILYRLFRRSEVAPLPDDPRVIRFSALVDNDGKPEPVAIDPEKDIALIQYTGGTTGTPKGAMLSHQNLTANARQVNSIDPDHDAEDRILGVLPFFHVFANTCVLNRTVLNGGSITMLPRFDAKQALAAITRTRTTALPGVPTMYQAMLDHPDLGKTDFSSLRACISGGAPMAAELREKFVGRTGASLVEGYGLTESSGVVSTNPYHGPVKAGTIGQPLPATRIRLLDKEDPGRDAPDGEPGELAVKGPQIMQGYWNRPDADKDSFTDDGWLRTGDVATVDDDGYIRIVDRLKDMISVGGFKVYPSVIEAHLYEHPAVKEAIVLGVPDAYRGEAPKAFVTLEEGFEVTGEALAGWLNPQLGKHERVQGVEVRSELPKTMIGKLDRKALRAEQG comes from the coding sequence ATGACGCAGCGTTTTAACTGGTCCACCCATTATAATCACCCGGTGCCCTGGGATCAGTCCTTCGCTCCCCTGTCCCTGCCCGACATGTTCGCCGCCAGCGTCGCACGGCGCAAGGATGCGGTGATGCTCGATTTTCTGGGACGGCATTTCAGCTATGACGAGGTTGCCAAGGGCGCCGCACGGGTGGCCAAGGGCCTGCAACAGCGCGGCATTGGCAAGGGAAGCCGGGTTGGCCTGTTCCTTCCCAATGTCCCCCATTATGTCGCGGCTTATTATGGCGCCATGTCCATCGGCGCGACCGTGGTCAATTTCTCGCCGCTTTACACGGTGGCCGAACTGGCGGCGCAGGTCGAGGATTCGGGGACCGACACGCTCTTCACCCTCAGCGCGTCGGCGCTGCTGCCCACCGCCATGGCGGTGCTCGACGGATCAAGTCTCAGGCAACTGGTCGTCGGATCGGTTGCGGGGGGATTACCGACCGCAAAATCCATCCTCTACCGCCTGTTTCGCCGCAGCGAAGTCGCGCCGCTTCCCGACGATCCGCGCGTCATCCGTTTTTCGGCGCTGGTCGATAATGATGGCAAGCCGGAACCGGTCGCCATCGACCCCGAAAAGGATATTGCGCTCATCCAATATACCGGGGGAACGACCGGTACGCCCAAGGGCGCGATGCTCTCGCACCAGAATCTGACCGCCAATGCGCGGCAGGTGAACAGTATCGACCCCGACCATGATGCCGAGGACCGGATTTTGGGCGTCCTGCCCTTCTTCCACGTCTTTGCGAATACCTGCGTTCTCAACCGGACAGTCCTGAACGGCGGGTCGATCACCATGTTGCCGCGCTTCGATGCCAAGCAGGCGCTCGCGGCGATCACCCGGACACGCACCACCGCGCTTCCCGGCGTTCCGACCATGTATCAGGCGATGCTCGACCATCCCGATCTTGGCAAAACTGATTTTTCCAGCCTTCGCGCGTGCATTTCGGGCGGCGCCCCCATGGCGGCGGAGCTTCGCGAAAAATTTGTGGGACGCACGGGCGCCTCGCTCGTCGAGGGCTATGGGCTGACCGAAAGCTCGGGCGTGGTCTCCACCAACCCCTATCATGGCCCGGTCAAGGCGGGGACGATCGGGCAGCCGCTGCCCGCGACACGCATCCGCCTGCTCGACAAGGAAGACCCCGGCCGCGACGCGCCCGATGGGGAGCCGGGCGAGCTGGCGGTCAAGGGACCGCAGATCATGCAGGGCTATTGGAACCGGCCCGACGCCGACAAGGACAGTTTCACCGACGACGGCTGGCTGCGCACCGGCGATGTCGCAACCGTCGATGATGATGGCTATATCCGCATCGTCGACCGGCTGAAGGATATGATCTCGGTCGGCGGCTTCAAAGTCTATCCGAGCGTGATCGAGGCGCATCTTTACGAGCATCCCGCGGTCAAGGAAGCCATCGTGCTCGGCGTTCCCGACGCCTATCGCGGTGAGGCGCCCAAGGCCTTCGTCACGCTGGAGGAAGGCTTTGAAGTGACGGGCGAGGCGCTGGCGGGCTGGCTCAACCCCCAGCTTGGCAAGCATGAGCGGGTTCAGGGCGTCGAGGTCCGCAGCGAGCTTCCCAAGACGATGATCGGAAAGCTCGACCGCAAGGCGTTGCGCGCAGAGCAGGGATAG
- a CDS encoding DUF2147 domain-containing protein, with translation MSARFFALAAAAAATTSPALAADITGLWATGSEGGRVEIYRCGKAYCGRVADAARLRINPDLRDVRNSNPALRDRRLKGLVVLQGFTGGPREWKGGPVYDPESGDGAKTGYLKLLSDNKLELKGCVAFFCRTKVWTRLR, from the coding sequence ATGAGCGCGCGCTTCTTTGCCCTTGCCGCTGCGGCGGCCGCGACCACATCGCCCGCATTGGCCGCCGACATTACGGGTCTGTGGGCAACGGGCAGCGAGGGCGGGCGCGTCGAAATCTATCGCTGCGGCAAGGCTTATTGCGGGCGGGTCGCCGACGCGGCGCGGCTGCGCATCAACCCGGACCTGCGCGATGTACGCAATTCCAACCCCGCACTGCGCGACCGGCGGCTGAAGGGGCTGGTGGTGCTCCAGGGCTTCACCGGGGGGCCGCGCGAATGGAAGGGCGGGCCGGTTTATGACCCGGAATCGGGCGACGGCGCGAAGACCGGCTATCTGAAGCTGCTGTCCGACAACAAGCTGGAACTGAAAGGTTGCGTCGCCTTTTTCTGCCGCACGAAAGTCTGGACGCGCCTTCGCTGA
- a CDS encoding metal-dependent hydrolase yields MSISTRTPADLHIEKRDLKFGRNDPPPRWWHGGDVGRTAFFNALSSTFPVGEKFFMTAVRHYREGTPQPLRGQIDDFLYQESMHTREHVVFNRQAEDAGFDIAPLEDRARRTIAWVKRRSPLQQLAATCALEHFTATLAHDALANPEHLAGASEEARRMWQWHAIEEVEHKAVAFDTYLHATRHMTPFRRWLKRSIVMGVTTLRFHYVIFRNTADLLRQDGRNDFATWRKLLAFLYGRPGTMRLLLKGVFTYIRPGFHPWELDDRALVTQSLASLRVPAAKVQRV; encoded by the coding sequence ATGTCGATTTCCACTCGCACACCTGCTGATTTGCATATTGAGAAGCGCGACCTGAAATTCGGACGCAACGACCCGCCACCCCGCTGGTGGCACGGGGGGGATGTGGGGCGTACGGCCTTTTTTAACGCTCTGTCTTCGACCTTTCCGGTGGGGGAGAAGTTTTTCATGACGGCGGTGCGCCATTATCGGGAGGGGACGCCCCAGCCCTTGCGCGGACAGATTGACGATTTTCTCTATCAGGAATCGATGCACACGCGTGAACATGTCGTGTTCAACCGGCAGGCCGAAGATGCCGGTTTCGACATCGCGCCGCTGGAAGATCGCGCGCGGCGCACCATTGCCTGGGTCAAACGGCGTTCGCCGCTGCAGCAATTGGCCGCGACCTGCGCGCTTGAACATTTCACCGCCACGCTGGCCCATGATGCGCTCGCCAATCCTGAACATCTGGCGGGCGCGAGCGAGGAGGCGCGGCGCATGTGGCAATGGCATGCGATCGAGGAGGTGGAGCATAAGGCGGTTGCGTTCGACACCTATTTGCACGCCACCCGGCACATGACGCCCTTTCGCCGCTGGCTGAAGCGCAGCATCGTCATGGGGGTGACCACGCTGCGCTTTCACTATGTCATTTTCCGCAACACCGCCGATCTGCTGCGCCAGGATGGGCGCAATGATTTCGCGACCTGGCGCAAACTGCTGGCCTTTCTCTACGGCAGGCCCGGCACGATGCGCCTGCTGCTGAAAGGGGTTTTCACCTATATCCGGCCGGGTTTTCATCCCTGGGAGCTCGATGACCGCGCGCTGGTCACCCAGTCGCTCGCGAGCCTGCGCGTGCCTGCTGCCAAGGTGCAGCGGGTATGA
- a CDS encoding TetR/AcrR family transcriptional regulator, which translates to MYKQARPHQKRRKRAGAEVREEGLAAARALLLEGGPGAVTLAAVGQRLGMSHANVLHHFGSAAALQSALMGSMINDLTTALDDVVRLLKTDAAAPRTVADMVFDAFDKGGAGPLAAWIVLSGDVQQLEPVREAVRALVAAIVGQAKDEGAPDRVRLAVLMMAVTAFGDAVIGPHVRDMLNQQDDAMRDLIARILPLFLLPGGIPPALPPAPSDGAE; encoded by the coding sequence ATGTACAAGCAAGCGCGACCCCATCAGAAGCGCCGCAAGCGGGCGGGCGCTGAAGTGCGCGAAGAGGGGCTGGCCGCAGCGCGCGCTTTGTTGCTCGAAGGCGGACCGGGGGCCGTCACCTTGGCCGCAGTCGGCCAACGCCTCGGTATGTCACACGCCAATGTGCTCCATCATTTTGGCTCTGCTGCCGCCCTGCAATCGGCACTGATGGGATCGATGATCAACGATCTCACCACGGCGCTGGACGATGTCGTGCGCCTGCTCAAAACCGATGCAGCAGCGCCGCGTACGGTGGCCGATATGGTTTTTGATGCCTTCGATAAGGGGGGCGCGGGCCCTTTGGCCGCGTGGATCGTCTTGTCCGGCGATGTCCAGCAACTGGAACCGGTCCGCGAGGCGGTGCGCGCACTGGTCGCCGCCATCGTCGGCCAGGCCAAGGATGAAGGCGCGCCTGATCGCGTCCGCCTTGCCGTGCTGATGATGGCCGTCACCGCCTTTGGCGATGCGGTTATCGGGCCCCATGTGCGCGACATGCTCAATCAGCAAGACGATGCGATGCGGGATTTGATTGCGCGGATATTACCGCTCTTTCTGCTTCCCGGGGGTATTCCGCCGGCGCTGCCGCCTGCCCCGTCCGACGGCGCGGAATGA
- a CDS encoding MerC domain-containing protein, whose amino-acid sequence MARLGARVRAARDSGPLAALDGDRLAMGVSGLCILHCLATTIFFASIASVGGVLFDNHLFHEIGLVVAVVFALLTLISGVLSHGYMMPFAIGSFGIGIMAGALARPHDGSEILATMIGVAIVALGHDLNRRARRG is encoded by the coding sequence ATGGCGCGCCTTGGCGCGCGGGTGCGGGCTGCGCGCGATTCGGGGCCGCTGGCGGCGCTCGACGGCGACCGGCTGGCGATGGGTGTGTCGGGGCTTTGCATCCTTCATTGTCTGGCGACGACGATTTTCTTCGCCTCCATCGCCTCGGTCGGCGGCGTGCTGTTCGACAATCATCTGTTCCACGAGATCGGCCTGGTCGTGGCGGTCGTCTTTGCCCTGCTTACGCTGATTTCGGGCGTATTGAGCCATGGCTATATGATGCCCTTTGCCATCGGCAGCTTTGGCATCGGCATCATGGCGGGCGCCCTGGCGCGCCCGCATGACGGAAGCGAGATCCTCGCCACGATGATCGGCGTCGCGATTGTGGCGCTGGGCCATGATCTTAACCGCCGCGCGCGCCGCGGCTGA
- a CDS encoding Fur family transcriptional regulator gives MGKHDHPHVEASGASLAKAAQAALEQSGEAWTDMRAQIFAVVAEIGKPASAYDIADIVSQKRGKRVAPNSVYRILDLFVANNLVRRVESANAFVANSHPGCLHDCIFLICDHCGAAVHVDDDKLASGVRAAAEATGFAAERPVIEVRGKCTDCQ, from the coding sequence ATGGGCAAGCATGATCATCCGCATGTCGAAGCGAGCGGTGCCTCGCTCGCCAAGGCGGCGCAGGCTGCACTGGAACAGTCCGGCGAGGCCTGGACCGATATGCGCGCGCAGATTTTTGCCGTGGTCGCCGAAATCGGCAAACCAGCGAGCGCCTATGACATTGCCGACATCGTTTCGCAAAAACGCGGCAAGCGCGTTGCCCCGAACAGCGTTTACCGCATCCTCGACCTGTTCGTCGCCAATAACCTCGTCCGCCGGGTCGAAAGCGCCAATGCCTTTGTCGCCAACAGCCACCCCGGCTGCCTGCATGACTGTATTTTCCTGATCTGCGACCATTGCGGCGCGGCGGTGCATGTCGATGACGACAAGCTGGCAAGCGGCGTCCGCGCCGCTGCCGAAGCCACCGGCTTTGCCGCTGAACGCCCGGTGATCGAAGTGCGGGGCAAGTGCACCGACTGCCAATAG
- a CDS encoding fumarate hydratase, whose translation MNTVIIREDDLIETIADALQYISYFHPMDYIRALGAAYEREVSPAAKDAMAQILSNSRMCAEGHRPICQDTGIVTVFIKWGMDCRLDSPRSLQQVVDEGVRRAYLHPENKLRASILADPAFSRVNTKDNTPSVLNVEMVPGAKVQIDVAAKGGGSENKSKFKMMNPSDSIVDWVLEMVPQMGAGWCPPGMLGIGIGGTAEKAMLLAKQSLMDPIDMTELLARGPANPTEELRIELYEKVNALGIGAQGLGGLATVLDVKIADWPTHAASKPVAMIPNCAATRHAHVTLDGSGPAYLEPPVLADYPQIDWAPDSAAKRVDLDTLTPETVASWKQGDRLLLNGKMLTGRDAAHKRIADMLAKGEQLPVEFKGRVIYYVGPVDPVGEEIVGPAGPTTATRMDKFMDMMLGQGLLACVGKAERGPAATQSIAKHKSAYLMAVGGAAYLVARAIKGSKVVGFADLGMEAIYEFEVQDFPVTVAVDSEGQNVHVNAPSLWQKRIKDEGLLERT comes from the coding sequence ATGAACACCGTCATCATCCGCGAAGACGATCTGATCGAAACGATCGCCGACGCGCTCCAGTACATCAGCTATTTCCACCCGATGGATTATATCCGCGCGCTGGGCGCGGCCTATGAGCGCGAAGTGTCGCCCGCCGCCAAGGATGCGATGGCGCAGATTTTGTCGAACAGCCGTATGTGCGCCGAGGGGCACCGCCCGATCTGCCAGGACACCGGCATTGTCACCGTCTTCATCAAATGGGGCATGGACTGCCGCCTCGACAGCCCGCGCAGCCTGCAACAGGTCGTCGACGAAGGCGTGCGCCGCGCCTATCTCCACCCCGAAAACAAGCTCCGCGCCTCGATCTTGGCCGACCCCGCCTTCAGCCGCGTGAACACCAAGGACAACACGCCCTCGGTGCTCAACGTCGAGATGGTGCCGGGCGCCAAGGTGCAAATCGACGTCGCGGCCAAGGGCGGCGGCAGCGAGAACAAGTCGAAGTTCAAGATGATGAACCCCAGCGACTCGATCGTCGACTGGGTGCTCGAAATGGTCCCGCAAATGGGCGCGGGCTGGTGCCCGCCCGGGATGCTCGGCATCGGCATCGGCGGCACCGCCGAAAAGGCGATGCTGCTCGCGAAACAGTCGCTGATGGACCCGATCGACATGACCGAGCTGCTCGCGCGCGGACCCGCCAACCCGACCGAGGAGCTGCGCATCGAGCTCTATGAAAAGGTCAATGCGCTCGGCATCGGCGCGCAGGGGCTGGGCGGCCTCGCCACCGTGCTCGACGTCAAGATCGCCGACTGGCCGACGCACGCGGCGTCGAAACCGGTGGCGATGATCCCCAATTGCGCCGCGACCCGCCATGCGCATGTGACGCTCGACGGCTCGGGTCCCGCCTATCTCGAGCCGCCGGTGCTGGCAGACTATCCCCAGATCGACTGGGCGCCCGACAGCGCGGCAAAGCGCGTCGACCTTGACACGCTGACGCCCGAAACCGTCGCGAGCTGGAAACAGGGCGACCGCCTGCTCCTCAATGGCAAGATGCTCACCGGCCGCGACGCGGCGCACAAGCGCATCGCCGACATGCTGGCGAAGGGCGAGCAATTGCCCGTCGAATTCAAGGGCCGCGTCATCTATTACGTCGGCCCGGTCGATCCGGTCGGCGAGGAAATCGTCGGCCCCGCCGGCCCGACCACCGCGACGCGCATGGACAAGTTCATGGACATGATGCTGGGCCAGGGCCTGCTCGCCTGCGTCGGCAAGGCCGAACGCGGACCCGCCGCGACCCAATCGATCGCCAAGCACAAGAGCGCCTATCTGATGGCGGTCGGCGGCGCCGCCTACCTCGTCGCGCGCGCGATCAAGGGCAGCAAGGTCGTCGGCTTCGCCGACCTCGGCATGGAGGCGATCTACGAATTCGAGGTCCAGGACTTCCCCGTCACCGTCGCGGTCGACAGCGAAGGCCAGAATGTCCACGTCAACGCACCCTCGCTGTGGCAAAAGCGGATCAAGGACGAAGGGCTACTCGAACGCACCTGA